Proteins encoded within one genomic window of Macrotis lagotis isolate mMagLag1 chromosome 3, bilby.v1.9.chrom.fasta, whole genome shotgun sequence:
- the SART1 gene encoding U4/U6.U5 tri-snRNP-associated protein 1, with translation MGSSKKHRGEKEAAAGAGAGTAGSSGTGAAEQAPRHREHKKHKHRSGGGGGGGGGGAGERRKRSRERGAERGSSRRGGEAEARNGSAHGRERSQAEAAERRVKREKRDDGYEAATSSKVSSGDASSLSIEETNKLRAKLGLKPLEVVAVKKEAAGTKEEPVLADVINPMALRQREELREKLAAAKEKRLLNQKLGKIKTLGDDDPWLDDTAAWIEKSRRLQKEKDLAEKRAKLLEEMDQEFGVSSLVEEEFGQRRKDQYSARDLQGLTVEHTIDSFREGETMILTLKDKGVLQEEEDVLVNVNLLDKERAEKNVELRKKKPDYRPYAEDESVDDMAVFKPRSILAKYDEELEGERPHSFRLDRSGAADGARERELEEIRANLRQQAQSLTTAGPRLASEYLTPQEMVTFKKTKRRVRKIRKKEKEVVVRADDLLPLGNETSEGDFGSRLRGRGRRRVPETEEEAPGEHEREAPSQPPQSDDTRVENMDISDDEEGGAHGTGSPEILEEDEVEAELQKQLEKGRRLRQLQQLKDSGEKVIEIVKKLETRRSREEDEDPERKGAIVFNATSEFCRTLGEIPTYGLAGNREDQEELMDFERDEERSANGGSESDGEENIGWSTVNLDEEKQQQDFSASSTTILDEEPIVNRGLAAALLLCQNKGLLETTVQKVARVKAPNKSLPSAVYCIEDKMAIDDKYSRREEYRGFTQDFKEKDGYKPDVKIEYVDETGRKLTPKEAFRQLSHRFHGKGSGKMKTERRMKKLDEEALLKKMSSSDTPLGTVALLQEKQKAQKTPYIVLSGSGKSMNANTITK, from the exons ATGGGCTCCTCGAAGAAGCACCGCGGGGAGAAGGAGGcggcggccggggccggggcgggcacGGCGGGGAGCTCGGGCACGGGCGCGGCCGAGCAGGCCCCCCGGCACCGCGAGCACAAGAAGCACAAACACCGCagcgggggcggcggcgggggcggcgggggcggggccggcgagCGGCGCAAGCGCAGCCGGGAGCGCGGGGCCGAGAGGGGGAGCAGCCGCCGCGGGGGCGAGGCCGAGGCCCGCAACGGGAGCGCGCACGGGCGCGAGCGCAGCCAGGCCGAGGCGGCGGAGCGGAGAGTGAAGCGGGAGAAGCGCGATGACGGCTACGAAGCCG CTACGAGCTCCAAAGTCAGCTCTGGAGATGCCTCATCTCTCAGCATTGAGGAGACCAA TAAACTCCGAGCCAAGTTGGGTCTCAAACCTTTGGAAGTCGTTGCTGTTAAAAAGG AGGCAGCAGGCACCAAGGAGGAGCCAGTGCTGGCTGACGTGATCAACCCCATGGCCTTGAGACAGCGTGAGGAGCTCCGTGAGAAGCTGGCAGCAGCCAAAGAAAAGCGTCTTCTCAACCAGAAACTGGG GAAGATCAAGACCCTGGGGGACGATGATCCATGGCTAGATGACACAGCTGCGTGGATCGAGAAGAGTCGTCGACttcagaaagagaaagatttagCTGAGAAGAGA GCCAAGCTGTTGGAGGAGATGGACCAAGAGTTTGGAGTGAGCAGCCTGGTGGAAGAGGAGTTTGGACAAAGGCGGAAG GACCAGTACAGTGCCCGAGACCTTCAGGGGCTAACTGTGGAGCATACTATCGACTCCTTTCGAGAGGGGGAGACCATGATTCTTACCCTTAAGGACAAAG GTGTGCtgcaggaggaggaggatgtgCTGGTCAATGTGAACCTCCTTGACAAAGAGCGGGCAGAAAAGAATGTGGAACTTCGGAAAAAGAAGCCAGATTACCGACCCTATGCTGAAGATGAGAGCGTGGATGACATGGCTGTG TTTAAGCCCCGGTCCATTCTGGCCAAGTATGACGAGGAGCTGGAAGGGGAACGCCCACACTCTTTCCGACTCGATCGAAGCGGGGCAGCTGATGGAGCCCGAGAACGGGAGCTGGAAGAAATCCGGGCCAACCTGAGGCAGCAGGCACAGTCCCTAACAACGGCTGGGCCCCGGCTTGCCTCAGAGTACCTCACCCCCCAGGAGATG gTGACTTTCAAAAAGACAAAACGGAGGGTGAGGAAAATtcgaaagaaggagaaagaggttGTGGTTCGTGCGGATGATCTGCTTCCTCTTGGCAATGAGACGAGCGAGGGAGATTTTGGTTCCAG GTTGCGGGGCAGGGGCCGTCGCCGTGTCCCTGAGACCGAGGAGGAAGCCCCTGGCGAACATGAGAGGGAGGCCCCTTCCCAGCCCCCCCAGTCTGATGACACCCGAGTGGAAAACATGGACATCAGTGATGATG AAGAGGGTGGGGCCCACGGGACGGGCTCCCCGGAGATCCTAGAGGAAGATGAAGTGGAGGCCGAACTACAGAAGCAGCTGGAGAAGGGTCGGAGGCTGAGGCAGCTGCAGCAGCTCAAAGACAGTGGGGAGAAG GTGATTGAGATCGTGAAGAAATTGGAGACACGGCGGAGCCGGGAAGAGGATGAAGATCCAGAGCGGAAAGGGGCAATTGTGTTCAATGCCACATCAGAATTCTGCCGAACCCTGGGGGAGATCCCCACTTATGGGCTAGCGGGCAACAGGGAGGACCAAGAAGAGCTCATG GACTTTGAGCGAGATGAAGAAAGGTCTGCCAATGGTGGCTCAGAATCTGATGGGGAGGAGAATATTGGCTGGAGTACCGTCAACTTGGATGAGGAGAAGCAGCAGCAGGAT TTCTCTGCTTCTTCTACCACCATTCTGGATGAAGAGCCCATTGTGAATAGAGGTCTGGCTGCTGCCCTGCTCTTGTGTCAGAACAAAG GGCTGCTGGAGACAACTGTGCAGAAGGTGGCTCGGGTGAAGGCCCCAAATAAGTCTTTGCCTTCTGCTGTATACTGCATTGAGGACAAGAT GGCCATTGATGACAAGTACAGTCGTAGGGAAGAGTATCGGGGCTTCACCCAGGATTTCAAGGAGAAAGATGGCTATAAGCCTGATGTCAAGATTGAGTATGTGGATGAGACTGGGAGGAAGCTGACACCCAAGGAG GCTTTCAGGCAACTATCTCACCGATTCCATGGAAAGGGTTCTGGCAAAATGAAGACTGAGCGGAGGATGAAGAAACTCGATGAGGAAGCT CTCTTGAAGAAGATGAGCTCCAGTGACACCCCCCTGGGCACAGTGGCCTTGCTCCAGGAGAAACAGAAAGCCCAGAAGACCCCATACATCGTGCTCAGTGGCAGTGGGAAGAGCATGAATGC GAACACCATCACAAAGTGA
- the EIF1AD gene encoding putative RNA-binding protein EIF1AD, translated as MSQATKRKHVVQEVLGEHRVPSAQQQIVRVLGTPGNNLHEVETAQGQRFLVSMPSKYRKNIWIKRGDFLIVDPIEEGEKVKAEISFVLCKDHVRSLQKEGLWPEAFSEVAEKQSNSRNRPPQPELPGEPQSSEDDSSEDDSDLFVNTNRVQYQESEEESEEEA; from the exons ATGTCTCAGGCCACCAAGCGGAAGCACGTGGTGCAGGAGGTGCTCGGGGAGCACCGGGTGCCCTCGGCGCAGCAGCAGATCGTGAGGGTCCTGGGGACCCCCGGCAACAACCTGCACGAGGTGGAGACGGCGCAGGGCCAGCGCTTCCTGGTCAGCATGCCCTCCAAGTACCGCAAGAACATCTGGATCAAGAGAG GTGACTTCCTCATCGTGGACCCCATcgaggaaggagagaaggtgaAGGCCGAGATCTCCTTCGTGCTCTGCAAGGACCACGTCCGTTCTCTGCAGAAGGAGGGGCTCTG GCCTGAAGCCTTCTCTGAGGTAGCTGAGAAACAAAGCAACAGCAGAAACAG GCCACCTCAGCCAGAACTCCCAGGAGAACCCCAGTCTTCAGAAGATGACAGTTCTGAGGACGATTCAGACCTCTTTGTCAACACCAATCGTGTCCAGTATCAGGAGAGCGAAGAGGAGAGTGAGGAAGAGGCCTGA
- the BANF1 gene encoding barrier-to-autointegration factor gives MTTSQKHRDFVAEPMGEKPVASLAGIGEVLGKKLEDKGFDKAYVVLGQFLVLKKDEDLFREWLKDTCGANAKQSRDCFCCLREWCDAFL, from the exons ATGACGACCTCCCAGAAACACCGCGACTTCGTGGCCGAGCCCATGGGGGAGAAGCCCGTGGCGTCCCTGGCGGGCATCGGAGAGGTGCTGGGCAAGAAGCTGGAGGACAAGGGCTTCGACAAG GCCTACGTGGTCCTGGGCCAGTTCTTGGTGCTGAAGAAGGACGAGGACCTGTTCCGGGAGTGGCTGAAGGACACGTGCGGGGCCAACGCCAAGCAGTCCCGGGACTGCTTCTGCTGCCTTCGAGAATGGTGCGACGCCTTCTTGTGA